One genomic segment of Arthrobacter sp. JZ12 includes these proteins:
- a CDS encoding Rv3654c family TadE-like protein has product MSLPAPGQRPGPDREAGAGTVLTAGVAMVALLLVAAVGLLTQASVAASRAATAADLSALAAADAARGIRDGTPCVVANATVAQHKAVLASCEVQGEQGHIVQVQTEIRAVPFLPPAVGRARAGPPPKTSDRP; this is encoded by the coding sequence ATGAGCCTGCCTGCACCGGGGCAAAGGCCCGGTCCCGACAGGGAGGCTGGTGCGGGCACGGTACTGACGGCCGGAGTGGCGATGGTTGCACTCCTGTTGGTAGCTGCGGTGGGCCTGTTAACCCAGGCCTCCGTGGCTGCGTCCCGGGCAGCGACGGCGGCGGATCTGTCTGCACTCGCCGCGGCCGATGCCGCCCGTGGAATCCGGGACGGGACCCCTTGCGTGGTTGCCAATGCAACGGTGGCGCAGCACAAGGCTGTCCTTGCCTCCTGTGAAGTCCAAGGCGAGCAGGGGCACATTGTGCAGGTGCAGACAGAGATCCGCGCGGTTCCCTTCCTGCCGCCGGCTGTGGGAAGGGCGCGTGCCGGACCGCCGCCGAAAACGTCCGACCGACCATGA
- a CDS encoding DEAD/DEAH box helicase, whose translation MPAHDSLIPLLGGEDPEQLVHVRHLPPREAVHSAWPAWVHDDVVAAYRAQGIAEPWKHQAEAADAAHSGSHVVIATGTASGKSLSYQLPVLDAIHRSALQEQIALEPAGAVALYLSPTKALAADQLSAISSLGLSTVRADTYDGDTDSGARRWIRDHANLVLANPDMLHYGILPNHAWWARFFRRLAYVVVDEAHSYRGVFGSHVANLLRRLRRVCEFYGARPVFIGASATSAAPGESFGKLIGAPVRSFTEDASPHGSTTVAFWEPQLTELRGENGARQRRTVIAETSDLLTNLVSAHVRTIAFIKSRRGAESIAANTKRLLQEVEPSLPARVAAYRSGYLPEERRQLESALRSGRLLGVASTSALELGIDISGLDAVLVAGWPGTRASLLQQIGRAGRSGQDALAAFVASDDPLDTYLVHHPEAVFDVGVEATVFDPANPYVLGPHLCAAAAEIPLAEGDLPLFGTTAPTLLGQLVDQGLLRRRPAGWFWTHPQSAAGMVNLRADGGGPINIIESETGSVLGTMDSPQSHYQAHTGAVYIHQGQSYVVEELNEQDHCAIVTRANPDYYTQARDVTQIEVISEQRSVPWGPIRVCFGEVKVTTQVISFQRKAFVSNEILGEEPLDLGARDLFTKSVWFECDNRLLESSGITAADLPGALHAAEHAAIGLLPLVASSDRWDIGGVSTALHADTGLPTIFVYDGHPGGAGFAERGFEAAATWLGATADAIQSCECDDGCPSCVQSPKCGNRNNPLSKSGALTLLRMLLAQAPDGEPAPEASMTDG comes from the coding sequence GTGCCTGCCCATGATTCCCTGATTCCGCTGCTGGGCGGCGAGGATCCTGAGCAGCTGGTCCATGTGCGGCATCTGCCGCCGCGCGAGGCTGTTCACAGCGCGTGGCCGGCCTGGGTTCATGATGACGTTGTTGCCGCTTACCGTGCCCAGGGTATTGCCGAGCCCTGGAAGCACCAGGCTGAAGCCGCTGACGCGGCGCACAGCGGATCCCACGTGGTGATCGCGACGGGAACCGCCTCCGGCAAGTCGCTTAGCTACCAGCTGCCGGTGCTCGATGCCATCCATCGTTCCGCGCTTCAGGAGCAGATCGCGCTGGAGCCCGCGGGCGCCGTCGCTCTTTACCTCTCCCCCACCAAGGCGCTGGCGGCCGACCAGCTTTCGGCGATCTCTTCCCTTGGTCTTTCAACCGTCCGAGCTGACACGTACGACGGGGACACCGACTCAGGAGCGCGGCGCTGGATACGCGACCATGCCAATCTGGTGCTCGCGAATCCGGACATGCTGCACTACGGAATTCTGCCCAACCACGCGTGGTGGGCGCGTTTCTTCCGTCGCCTCGCCTACGTGGTCGTGGATGAGGCGCACAGCTACCGGGGGGTCTTCGGGTCCCACGTGGCGAACCTGCTGCGCAGGCTGCGCAGGGTCTGCGAGTTCTATGGTGCCCGTCCGGTATTCATCGGTGCGTCAGCGACTTCTGCTGCGCCCGGTGAGTCTTTCGGAAAGCTCATCGGCGCACCGGTCCGTTCCTTCACCGAGGACGCCTCGCCTCACGGCTCCACCACGGTTGCGTTCTGGGAGCCGCAGCTGACCGAGCTCCGTGGGGAGAACGGCGCGCGTCAGCGCCGGACGGTCATCGCTGAAACGTCGGACCTGCTCACAAACCTTGTCTCCGCCCATGTGCGCACCATCGCGTTCATCAAATCGCGCCGTGGTGCTGAAAGCATTGCTGCGAACACCAAGAGGCTCCTGCAGGAGGTTGAGCCGAGCCTTCCGGCACGGGTGGCCGCCTACCGTTCCGGATACCTGCCTGAGGAGCGCCGCCAGCTTGAGTCGGCGCTGCGGTCAGGCCGCCTACTGGGTGTGGCCAGCACCTCGGCACTGGAACTGGGCATCGACATCTCCGGTCTAGACGCGGTGCTGGTGGCGGGGTGGCCCGGCACACGTGCTTCGCTCCTGCAGCAGATCGGCCGGGCCGGGCGCTCCGGGCAGGACGCGCTTGCTGCCTTCGTGGCGAGCGACGACCCCTTGGACACCTATCTGGTTCACCATCCTGAGGCGGTGTTCGATGTGGGTGTTGAGGCGACGGTTTTCGATCCCGCCAACCCGTACGTGCTTGGGCCGCACCTGTGCGCTGCCGCCGCGGAGATTCCCCTGGCCGAAGGGGACCTGCCGCTCTTCGGGACTACGGCTCCCACCCTGCTCGGCCAGCTGGTGGATCAGGGACTGCTGCGCCGGCGCCCAGCCGGCTGGTTCTGGACGCACCCGCAGAGCGCAGCAGGAATGGTTAACCTGCGGGCCGACGGCGGCGGACCGATCAACATCATCGAGAGCGAGACGGGGTCCGTTCTCGGCACAATGGACTCGCCGCAGAGCCACTACCAGGCCCACACCGGTGCGGTGTACATCCATCAGGGCCAAAGCTACGTTGTCGAGGAACTGAACGAGCAGGACCACTGCGCGATCGTCACCCGCGCCAATCCCGACTATTACACGCAGGCCCGGGACGTCACGCAGATCGAGGTGATCTCGGAGCAGCGCAGCGTGCCCTGGGGCCCCATCCGCGTCTGCTTCGGCGAGGTGAAGGTCACCACCCAGGTGATCTCCTTCCAGCGCAAGGCGTTTGTCTCCAACGAGATCCTCGGCGAAGAGCCTCTCGACCTTGGAGCGCGTGACCTCTTCACCAAGAGTGTCTGGTTCGAGTGCGACAACCGCCTGCTGGAAAGCTCCGGCATCACCGCGGCCGATCTGCCCGGTGCCCTGCATGCAGCCGAGCATGCGGCGATCGGGCTGCTTCCCCTCGTGGCTTCCAGTGACCGGTGGGACATTGGTGGGGTGTCCACCGCGCTGCATGCGGATACCGGCCTGCCCACCATCTTTGTCTACGACGGGCACCCTGGCGGTGCCGGCTTCGCCGAGCGCGGCTTCGAAGCGGCAGCGACCTGGCTGGGCGCAACCGCCGATGCCATCCAGTCCTGCGAGTGCGACGACGGTTGTCCTTCCTGCGTCCAGTCGCCCAAGTGTGGCAACCGCAATAACCCGCTGAGCAAATCCGGCGCGCTCACCCTCCTGCGCATGCTGCTGGCGCAGGCTCCGGACGGCGAGCCTGCGCCAGAGGCGAGCATGACGGACGGGTAA
- a CDS encoding DUF4244 domain-containing protein produces the protein MSHPITRTVHNQPRREADGSDLASAMLRPCQPRDASVRSGRQPLMGSEAGLATAEYAIATLAAVGFAALLVAVLSSGEIQGMLMSLVTSALTFG, from the coding sequence ATGTCACACCCCATCACCCGAACTGTCCACAACCAGCCTCGGCGGGAAGCAGACGGCAGCGACCTTGCCTCAGCAATGCTTCGGCCCTGCCAGCCGCGGGATGCCTCTGTCCGCAGTGGAAGGCAGCCCCTCATGGGGTCGGAAGCAGGGCTCGCCACCGCGGAATACGCAATCGCCACGCTGGCCGCGGTTGGATTCGCTGCGCTGCTGGTGGCGGTTCTCTCAAGCGGGGAGATCCAGGGCATGCTGATGTCACTGGTCACCTCCGCGCTCACGTTCGGCTAA
- a CDS encoding TadE family type IV pilus minor pilin, with protein MTAEVAVVLPAVVVLLAAVLGAASVGITQLRIEEAARAGAREVMRGESPAVVQATVSRIAGGDAAFAVQDEGGFRTVTVSGSVDAPVLDLFDLELSARAVASPELRG; from the coding sequence GTGACTGCCGAAGTCGCCGTCGTCCTTCCCGCAGTCGTCGTCCTGCTTGCAGCGGTTCTTGGCGCCGCATCCGTGGGCATAACGCAGTTGCGGATCGAGGAGGCTGCGCGGGCAGGAGCGCGTGAGGTTATGCGCGGTGAATCTCCCGCCGTCGTCCAGGCCACGGTAAGCAGGATCGCCGGCGGTGACGCCGCGTTCGCCGTGCAGGATGAGGGTGGCTTCCGCACTGTGACGGTGTCAGGAAGCGTGGATGCACCCGTGCTGGACCTTTTCGACCTCGAGCTCAGCGCTCGGGCGGTCGCCAGTCCGGAGCTTCGCGGATGA
- a CDS encoding rhodanese-related sulfurtransferase, producing MPMNRIVLYYAFTPLPDPEAIRLWQRALCEKLGLRGRILISKDGINGTVGGELNAVKQYVKTTREYPAFKKMDIKWSEGGADDFPRLSVKVRDEIVSFGAPGELKVDENGVVGGGVHLRPEQLHQLVDERGDEVVFFDGRNALEAQIGKFRNAVVPDVNTTHDFVRELDSGKYDHLKDKPVVTYCTGGIRCEVLSSLMVNRGFNEVYQLQGGIVRYGEAYGDSGLWEGSLYVFDKRMHVEFTKDAKTIGKCVRCQAATNKFENCSNLSCRNLTLYCADCAADPATLRCPQGCETDEAEATAVGAA from the coding sequence GTGCCCATGAACCGTATCGTCCTCTACTACGCCTTCACCCCGCTGCCTGATCCGGAGGCAATCCGGCTCTGGCAGCGCGCCCTGTGCGAGAAGCTCGGGCTCCGCGGCCGCATCCTCATCTCGAAGGACGGGATCAACGGAACCGTGGGCGGCGAGCTCAACGCCGTCAAACAATACGTAAAGACAACACGTGAGTACCCGGCCTTCAAGAAGATGGACATCAAGTGGTCCGAGGGCGGAGCGGACGACTTCCCGCGCCTGAGCGTGAAGGTCCGCGACGAGATCGTGTCCTTCGGTGCGCCGGGTGAGCTGAAGGTTGACGAGAACGGCGTTGTCGGCGGAGGCGTCCACCTGCGGCCGGAACAGCTGCACCAGCTGGTGGACGAGCGCGGCGATGAGGTTGTCTTCTTCGACGGCCGCAACGCGCTCGAGGCGCAGATTGGGAAGTTCCGGAATGCGGTGGTTCCCGATGTGAACACCACCCACGACTTTGTCCGCGAACTGGACTCCGGGAAGTACGACCACCTGAAGGACAAGCCCGTGGTCACCTACTGCACCGGGGGCATCCGCTGCGAGGTTCTCTCCAGCCTGATGGTCAACCGCGGCTTCAACGAGGTGTATCAGCTGCAGGGCGGCATAGTCCGGTACGGCGAGGCCTACGGCGACTCGGGGCTGTGGGAGGGTTCGCTCTACGTCTTCGACAAGCGGATGCACGTCGAATTCACCAAGGACGCCAAGACCATCGGCAAGTGCGTCCGCTGCCAGGCGGCCACCAACAAGTTCGAGAACTGCTCCAACCTGAGCTGCCGCAATCTCACCCTCTACTGCGCTGACTGCGCTGCGGACCCGGCCACGCTCCGCTGCCCGCAGGGGTGTGAGACGGACGAGGCCGAAGCGACAGCTGTCGGCGCCGCCTAG
- a CDS encoding type II secretion system F family protein, with translation MMDLMAAMLAAVSSLEYGLSVLARSSSPPTGAALRTVTTALDLGATWDVAWDIALPSNTGAIAPLGQALRFAGTTGAPSAAVVTAYAAQFRRRRNRQAEKRAAALGVRLVVPLGLCSLPAFVCLGVIPILVGLFPTFG, from the coding sequence ATGATGGACCTGATGGCGGCCATGCTGGCGGCCGTGTCCTCACTCGAGTACGGCCTTTCAGTGCTCGCGCGGTCATCGTCTCCGCCGACGGGCGCTGCCTTGAGGACCGTGACTACCGCCCTCGATCTCGGCGCAACGTGGGACGTGGCATGGGACATTGCGCTGCCGTCCAACACTGGCGCCATCGCGCCGCTGGGGCAGGCCCTGCGCTTCGCCGGAACCACCGGTGCTCCATCCGCAGCGGTCGTGACGGCGTATGCCGCCCAGTTCCGGCGCAGAAGGAACCGGCAGGCTGAGAAACGGGCGGCTGCCCTGGGCGTGCGCCTGGTGGTTCCACTGGGCCTCTGCTCCCTGCCCGCGTTCGTCTGCCTGGGGGTGATCCCCATCCTCGTGGGTCTGTTCCCCACCTTCGGGTGA
- a CDS encoding GNAT family N-acetyltransferase: MSVLLTDQQNHLETIVYEPTIGEYLKLAQETREDSYRVLTVITNRMQDLIDAAEPLGMRVTDRWQALMSADMEEQDVEDPLPPDDVFTLHHIREAQCRRVSVTANGEEAARGSVARQDGYAVFDRIVTEEKYRRRGLGSFVMRALTADILEEDVDTGLLMASADGRHLYQHLGWTHLADVFVIRR; encoded by the coding sequence ATGTCCGTCCTGCTCACCGACCAGCAGAATCATCTCGAAACCATCGTGTATGAGCCCACCATCGGTGAGTACCTCAAACTCGCGCAGGAAACGCGCGAGGACTCCTACCGCGTACTTACGGTGATCACCAACCGCATGCAGGACCTCATTGACGCTGCCGAACCGCTGGGAATGCGCGTCACCGACCGCTGGCAGGCGCTGATGAGTGCTGATATGGAGGAACAGGACGTGGAGGATCCCCTTCCGCCCGACGACGTGTTCACCCTCCACCACATCCGTGAGGCGCAGTGCCGGAGGGTCTCGGTCACTGCGAACGGTGAGGAGGCGGCGCGCGGATCTGTGGCCCGGCAGGACGGCTATGCGGTTTTCGACCGCATTGTCACTGAGGAGAAGTACCGACGGCGGGGACTGGGCAGTTTTGTCATGCGTGCCCTGACTGCCGACATCCTGGAGGAGGACGTGGACACCGGCCTGCTGATGGCTTCTGCCGATGGACGGCACCTGTACCAGCACCTGGGCTGGACGCATCTGGCCGACGTCTTCGTGATTCGCCGCTGA